The Agelaius phoeniceus isolate bAgePho1 chromosome 4, bAgePho1.hap1, whole genome shotgun sequence genome includes a region encoding these proteins:
- the TRMT9B gene encoding putative tRNA methyltransferase 9B isoform X1, producing the protein MEPEPRHGSRMEHEATQLEKQHVHSVYENTAAYFSDLQTKAWPRVRNFLLEQKPGSLVVDIGCGTGKYLSVNSQVYNLGCDYCEGLVEIARKKGDEVLVCDNLNLPFRDQCFNAVISIGVIHHFSTKQRRIKAIKEMARILTPGGQIMIYVWAMEQKNRRFEKQDVFVPWNKALCSRHFSESNQSGDKGDFVHSAKGQDIHPAQLVISECSYQNNLHPETDSKHPRDMDHCLPRACCMKISEEENRFYSALGRSFRSWFFSRSLDESALRKQNDKMKHLKHEGVWANSAVPIQHSRHCSLDLGHHGALLNEQSLDDDDDVFVESLSLKKPQWSPATDALKDLSLNGGHQSVAQSKGDKASFISGPVEDKDCICDCNKDGAGKSDASKVFKRTSTTDSTDSALDSAVSVGDQTDAMLDTKAFMRYYHVFREGELSSLVEENVPELQILSSCYDHGNWCIIAERRGT; encoded by the exons GATGGAACATGAGGCTACCCAGCTAGAAAAGCAGCATGTGCACAGTGTGTATGAAAATACAGCTGCCTACTTTAGTGATCTGCAGACCAAAGCATGGCCTCGTGTTCGGAACTTTCTGCTGGAACAAAAGCCTGGCAGTCTCGTTGTTGATATAG GTTGTGGAACTGGAAAGTATCTCAGTGTCAACAGTCAAGTGTATAATCTGGGCTGTGATTACTGTGAAGGACTGGTAGAAATTGCAAGGAAGAAAGGTGATGAAGTTCTGGTGTGTGACAACCTTAACCTTCCCTTTAGGGATCAGTGCTTCAATGCAGTCATTTCAATTGGAG TGATACATCATTTCTCAACTAAACAAAGGAGAATCAAAGCAATAAAGGAAATGGCAAGGATATTGACACCTGGAGGCCAAATAATGATTTATGTTTGGGCTATGGAACAAAAGAATCGTCGCTTTGAGAAACAAGATGTATTTGTTCCATGGAACAAGGCCCTGTGCTCACGCCATTTTTCAGAATCAAATCAATCTGGAGATAAGGGTGACTTTGTCCATAGTGCAAAAGGCCAAGACATACACCCTGCACAGCTTGTCATCTCTGAGTGCAGCTACCAAAACAATCTGCATCCAGAAACGGACTCAAAACATCCCCGCGATATGGACCATTGCTTACCCAGAGCCTGCTGCATGAAAATTTCTGaggaagaaaacagattttacaGTGCTCTAGGAAGATCTTTCCGCTCATGGTTCTTCTCCAGATCCCTTGATGAATCAGCCCTGAGAAAGCAAAATGACAAAATGAAGCACCTGAAACATGAAGGAGTGTGGGCCAACAGTGCCGTACCCATTCAGCATTCACGGCACTGCAGTTTGGATTTAGGTCACCATGGGGCTCTGTTAAATGAACAGAGCttagatgatgatgatgatgtgtTTGTGGAAAGCCTGTCTCTCAAAAAGCCACAGTGGTCACCAGCCACAGATGCCCTGAAGGATTTAAGTTTAAATGGAGGACACCAAAGTGTAGCTCAGAGCAAGGGGGACAAAGCTTCATTTATAAGTGGCCCAGTGGAAGACAAGGACTGCATCTGTGATTGTAATAAAGATGGTGCTGGTAAGTCTGATGCCAGCAAGGTTTTCAAAAGAACTTCAACAACTGACTCCACTGACTCAGCTTTGGATTCAGCAGTGTCTGTTGGGGACCAGACTGATGCCATGCTGGATACAAAGGCCTTCATGCGTTATTACCATGTTTTTCGGGAAGGAGAGCTGAGTTCTCTGGTAGAAGAGAATGTGCCTGAGCTTCAGATACTTTCTTCCTGCTATGACCATGGAAACTGGTGCATTATTGCAGAGAGAAGAGGAACATAG
- the TRMT9B gene encoding putative tRNA methyltransferase 9B isoform X2: MFLESKLYGMEHEATQLEKQHVHSVYENTAAYFSDLQTKAWPRVRNFLLEQKPGSLVVDIGCGTGKYLSVNSQVYNLGCDYCEGLVEIARKKGDEVLVCDNLNLPFRDQCFNAVISIGVIHHFSTKQRRIKAIKEMARILTPGGQIMIYVWAMEQKNRRFEKQDVFVPWNKALCSRHFSESNQSGDKGDFVHSAKGQDIHPAQLVISECSYQNNLHPETDSKHPRDMDHCLPRACCMKISEEENRFYSALGRSFRSWFFSRSLDESALRKQNDKMKHLKHEGVWANSAVPIQHSRHCSLDLGHHGALLNEQSLDDDDDVFVESLSLKKPQWSPATDALKDLSLNGGHQSVAQSKGDKASFISGPVEDKDCICDCNKDGAGKSDASKVFKRTSTTDSTDSALDSAVSVGDQTDAMLDTKAFMRYYHVFREGELSSLVEENVPELQILSSCYDHGNWCIIAERRGT; the protein is encoded by the exons GATGGAACATGAGGCTACCCAGCTAGAAAAGCAGCATGTGCACAGTGTGTATGAAAATACAGCTGCCTACTTTAGTGATCTGCAGACCAAAGCATGGCCTCGTGTTCGGAACTTTCTGCTGGAACAAAAGCCTGGCAGTCTCGTTGTTGATATAG GTTGTGGAACTGGAAAGTATCTCAGTGTCAACAGTCAAGTGTATAATCTGGGCTGTGATTACTGTGAAGGACTGGTAGAAATTGCAAGGAAGAAAGGTGATGAAGTTCTGGTGTGTGACAACCTTAACCTTCCCTTTAGGGATCAGTGCTTCAATGCAGTCATTTCAATTGGAG TGATACATCATTTCTCAACTAAACAAAGGAGAATCAAAGCAATAAAGGAAATGGCAAGGATATTGACACCTGGAGGCCAAATAATGATTTATGTTTGGGCTATGGAACAAAAGAATCGTCGCTTTGAGAAACAAGATGTATTTGTTCCATGGAACAAGGCCCTGTGCTCACGCCATTTTTCAGAATCAAATCAATCTGGAGATAAGGGTGACTTTGTCCATAGTGCAAAAGGCCAAGACATACACCCTGCACAGCTTGTCATCTCTGAGTGCAGCTACCAAAACAATCTGCATCCAGAAACGGACTCAAAACATCCCCGCGATATGGACCATTGCTTACCCAGAGCCTGCTGCATGAAAATTTCTGaggaagaaaacagattttacaGTGCTCTAGGAAGATCTTTCCGCTCATGGTTCTTCTCCAGATCCCTTGATGAATCAGCCCTGAGAAAGCAAAATGACAAAATGAAGCACCTGAAACATGAAGGAGTGTGGGCCAACAGTGCCGTACCCATTCAGCATTCACGGCACTGCAGTTTGGATTTAGGTCACCATGGGGCTCTGTTAAATGAACAGAGCttagatgatgatgatgatgtgtTTGTGGAAAGCCTGTCTCTCAAAAAGCCACAGTGGTCACCAGCCACAGATGCCCTGAAGGATTTAAGTTTAAATGGAGGACACCAAAGTGTAGCTCAGAGCAAGGGGGACAAAGCTTCATTTATAAGTGGCCCAGTGGAAGACAAGGACTGCATCTGTGATTGTAATAAAGATGGTGCTGGTAAGTCTGATGCCAGCAAGGTTTTCAAAAGAACTTCAACAACTGACTCCACTGACTCAGCTTTGGATTCAGCAGTGTCTGTTGGGGACCAGACTGATGCCATGCTGGATACAAAGGCCTTCATGCGTTATTACCATGTTTTTCGGGAAGGAGAGCTGAGTTCTCTGGTAGAAGAGAATGTGCCTGAGCTTCAGATACTTTCTTCCTGCTATGACCATGGAAACTGGTGCATTATTGCAGAGAGAAGAGGAACATAG